The following are encoded together in the Bradyrhizobium sp. CCGUVB1N3 genome:
- a CDS encoding winged helix-turn-helix domain-containing protein produces the protein MACLRLNGYTLDLDQAQLFDLHGQVVELRPQALAVLLELGRRHGELVTKRDLSAKIWPGVSVTDDSLVQCVVEIRRALGDTRQQVVRTMPRRGYLLIVDAADTKPHDVQKVSVYRLAAILVTTAVAIMLVWKLVLPGIAPGRREAHDKMVADVAVLPLRVLNASQERSPDGNGLAYMIASELARNPDLHIVSPLATAELRGKNLSPSQIAAMTHARYLVDGSAERRGDRLQLHMQLIDSGDNRIVWSGRFEPTAQDLPEVTEALISRISASLGSTVRESDRAMLRNRAPASLDAHARVLRAIALTIAPSPEGLREARQELELAVRLDPNYAPAWAHLGQAKTLLIFGHHDPGLGRQDLPQAIADIEHATALDPLLASSWRVLSIAIDSSQNPEAAVSAAERATELGPGDPDNWVALAVAQHHAGRTQAAIEAFEKAISWSPLRPPNYAIVAARLRYSVQDYENALRFARECMDRTPALGVCKAIWLSSLVRTGHAFEAEAAWPALVAAAPSLQTYRMTPYNTPMARSVDEDLDRLRKSGTRVMAQ, from the coding sequence ATGGCCTGCCTGCGGCTGAACGGATATACGCTTGATTTGGATCAGGCGCAGTTGTTTGACCTGCACGGCCAAGTGGTTGAGCTGCGGCCTCAGGCTCTGGCAGTCCTGCTCGAATTGGGGCGCCGGCATGGAGAGCTGGTTACAAAGCGCGATTTAAGTGCGAAAATCTGGCCGGGCGTTTCGGTGACCGACGACTCGCTTGTGCAATGCGTGGTCGAGATCAGGCGCGCACTTGGTGACACCCGGCAGCAAGTCGTGCGAACGATGCCACGACGTGGTTACCTTCTGATCGTTGATGCGGCCGACACGAAACCTCACGATGTGCAGAAGGTCAGCGTTTATCGCCTGGCCGCCATCCTTGTGACAACGGCTGTCGCCATCATGTTGGTCTGGAAGTTGGTGCTGCCCGGCATCGCCCCCGGACGCCGCGAGGCACACGACAAGATGGTGGCCGACGTCGCAGTCCTGCCATTGCGCGTGCTCAACGCATCTCAGGAAAGAAGTCCAGATGGCAATGGACTAGCCTACATGATTGCCAGCGAACTTGCGCGCAACCCCGACCTGCACATCGTCTCACCCCTCGCCACAGCTGAGCTTCGCGGTAAGAACCTATCGCCGTCGCAGATCGCTGCGATGACCCACGCTCGCTACCTTGTGGACGGCAGCGCGGAGAGGCGTGGCGACCGGCTGCAGCTCCACATGCAACTGATCGATTCCGGCGACAATCGCATCGTCTGGAGCGGCCGGTTCGAACCCACCGCGCAAGACCTGCCCGAGGTTACTGAGGCGTTGATCTCGCGGATCAGCGCCTCACTCGGTTCAACCGTGCGCGAGTCGGACCGGGCCATGTTACGGAACCGTGCGCCAGCCTCGCTTGATGCGCACGCGCGCGTGTTGCGCGCAATCGCGTTGACTATCGCGCCGAGTCCTGAGGGCCTTCGCGAGGCGCGGCAAGAACTGGAACTGGCGGTCCGCCTTGATCCAAACTACGCCCCGGCATGGGCGCATCTCGGACAGGCGAAGACACTCTTGATCTTCGGCCATCACGATCCTGGGCTCGGTCGTCAGGACTTGCCACAGGCGATCGCCGACATCGAGCACGCGACTGCGCTGGACCCGCTGCTTGCCAGCTCGTGGCGAGTGCTGTCCATCGCAATCGACTCGAGCCAGAACCCTGAGGCAGCAGTGAGTGCGGCCGAGCGGGCGACTGAACTCGGCCCTGGCGATCCGGACAATTGGGTCGCCCTCGCCGTCGCACAGCACCATGCCGGTCGAACCCAAGCAGCGATCGAAGCCTTCGAGAAGGCGATCTCCTGGAGCCCGCTACGCCCACCGAATTACGCCATCGTAGCGGCAAGGCTGCGCTACTCCGTGCAGGATTACGAAAATGCGCTGCGATTCGCGCGCGAATGCATGGATCGAACGCCAGCGCTTGGCGTCTGCAAGGCGATCTGGCTGTCGTCACTGGTCCGTACCGGCCACGCCTTCGAGGCGGAGGCGGCGTGGCCCGCTCTGGTTGCGGCCGCACCATCTTTGCAGACGTATCGGATGACGCCGTACAATACGCCCATGGCTCGATCGGTTGACGAGGATCTCGACAGACTGCGCAAGAGCGGCACCCGGGTAATGGCCCAGTGA
- a CDS encoding Ig-like domain repeat protein: protein MFYQITIDKASPTLSVSPSSSSVAYASSLTLTATLSSGYSPTGTVTFYDNGTSIGTGTVSGTTASLTVSSLSVGSHAITASYGGDSNNNTASGATTVTVIQATPSIALNASSTPTSNGASVALVATMTGASSPSGTVTFYEGSTQLGSGTISGTTAILMLSSVALGSHTITATYNGDTNNAPVSSSPYTFSTTKAVTTISLSSSTTSPAAAQSVTLTATLSGAASPTGTVTFKDGTTVLGTATVSGTIATFSTPGLAMGTHAITATYGGDGNNAGATSSAITLTVGRSDPTASSTVRGLVGSQVSSAVQFGQTQISNIFSRFEALHDEDDGGGASGSAGASGSSQAGSGANGNTASAAGVLGGAGRTASALDSQASVAPALGYASELPLGASLSKQSDEGRAVNQLAAMLPQAVESLNKTNVLPFHVWASGTVGFGRLRSDDSFDNRFTSSGVTLGFDRRIADGLKLGVAFGLGLDHTDIGSDGSRIDARNFDAAIYASWRFLPHTYLDVAGGYGTLRFDSKRWSSDGNLMLSGTRSGHDVFGSLGVTHVSKWDGWKLSSYGRLDVVRAALDAYSETGSSLWALTYDSMNTTSVASVIGGRLAYPMLQSWGVLTPTARAEWRHAFDGGYTQTLNYVDLVGLASGYTLSGTSTSRDTLTGGLGLRAEVGRALSLDLEYLLTSSVSGIESQRVRGAVKYGF from the coding sequence TTGTTCTACCAGATCACGATCGACAAAGCGTCGCCGACGCTCTCGGTCTCGCCTTCATCGTCGTCGGTGGCCTACGCAAGCTCACTCACACTGACGGCGACGTTGAGCAGCGGTTACTCGCCGACCGGAACGGTCACCTTCTATGACAACGGGACCTCGATCGGTACGGGTACCGTGTCGGGGACGACCGCGAGCCTGACGGTGAGCTCGCTCTCGGTCGGCTCGCATGCGATCACGGCGAGCTATGGTGGCGATTCCAACAACAATACCGCGTCCGGCGCGACAACTGTGACGGTGATACAGGCCACACCCTCGATCGCACTGAATGCCTCTTCGACGCCCACAAGCAACGGCGCATCGGTCGCGCTGGTCGCGACGATGACCGGCGCGAGTTCGCCAAGCGGCACCGTGACCTTCTACGAGGGCTCGACCCAGCTCGGCAGCGGCACGATTTCGGGCACGACCGCGATCTTGATGCTGTCGTCGGTTGCGCTGGGCTCGCACACGATCACCGCAACCTATAACGGCGACACCAACAATGCACCGGTCTCCTCGAGCCCGTACACGTTCTCGACCACCAAGGCGGTGACGACGATCTCGCTCTCGAGCTCGACGACTTCGCCGGCCGCGGCGCAATCGGTGACCTTGACCGCAACGCTGTCGGGCGCGGCTTCGCCGACCGGCACCGTCACCTTCAAGGACGGCACGACGGTTCTCGGCACGGCCACGGTCTCGGGCACAATCGCGACGTTCTCGACCCCAGGCCTGGCGATGGGCACGCATGCGATCACTGCCACTTATGGCGGCGACGGCAACAATGCCGGTGCGACCTCGAGCGCGATCACGTTGACGGTCGGACGATCCGATCCGACCGCGAGCAGCACCGTGCGCGGCCTGGTCGGCTCGCAGGTGTCGAGTGCCGTCCAGTTCGGCCAGACCCAGATCTCCAACATCTTCAGCCGGTTCGAAGCGCTCCATGACGAGGACGATGGCGGCGGCGCTTCCGGCTCAGCCGGCGCCTCCGGCTCGTCACAGGCGGGATCTGGCGCGAACGGCAACACCGCGTCCGCCGCCGGCGTCCTCGGCGGAGCCGGCCGCACCGCCAGCGCTTTGGACAGCCAGGCCAGCGTGGCTCCTGCCCTCGGCTATGCCAGCGAATTGCCGCTTGGCGCCTCCCTCTCGAAGCAGAGCGATGAGGGCCGCGCCGTCAACCAGCTTGCCGCAATGCTGCCCCAGGCCGTCGAGTCCCTCAACAAGACCAACGTGCTCCCATTTCACGTCTGGGCCTCCGGCACGGTCGGCTTCGGCCGGCTGCGCAGCGACGACAGCTTTGACAACCGCTTCACCTCATCGGGCGTCACGCTCGGCTTCGACCGGCGCATCGCCGACGGCCTGAAGCTCGGCGTGGCCTTCGGTCTCGGGCTCGACCATACCGACATCGGCAGCGACGGCTCGCGGATCGATGCGCGCAACTTCGATGCGGCGATCTATGCGAGCTGGCGCTTCCTGCCGCACACTTATCTCGACGTCGCCGGCGGCTACGGCACGCTGCGCTTCGACAGCAAGCGCTGGTCCAGCGACGGCAACCTCATGCTGAGCGGCACACGGTCGGGGCACGATGTGTTCGGCTCGCTCGGCGTCACGCACGTCTCCAAGTGGGACGGCTGGAAGCTCTCGTCCTATGGCCGCCTCGACGTCGTCAGGGCCGCGCTCGACGCCTACAGCGAGACTGGCTCGAGCCTGTGGGCGCTCACCTACGACAGCATGAACACCACGAGCGTCGCCAGCGTCATCGGCGGCCGCCTCGCCTATCCGATGCTGCAGAGCTGGGGCGTGCTGACGCCGACAGCCCGTGCGGAATGGCGCCATGCCTTCGACGGCGGATATACTCAGACGCTGAACTACGTCGATCTCGTCGGCCTCGCCTCCGGCTATACGCTCAGCGGCACCTCGACCTCGCGTGACACCTTGACCGGCGGGTTGGGCTTGCGGGCCGAGGTCGGCCGCGCCCTCAGCCTCGATCTCGAATATCTGCTGACGAGCTCCGTCAGCGGGATCGAAAGCCAACGGGTGCGCGGTGCGGTGAAGTACGGATTCTGA
- a CDS encoding RlmE family RNA methyltransferase, protein MAKDTTGRLHVQVKTGGKRKLSSKLWLERQLNDPYVAKAKAQGYRSRAAFKLLEIDDKFRLLKPGMAVVDLGAAPGGWSQIAAKRVGSVEGKGKVVAIDLLEMPEIPGVDFAQLDFMDNDAPDKLTAMLGGGADIVMSDMAANTTGHRKTDQLRIVGLVETAAAFACDVLKPGGTFLAKTFQSGADADLLAQLKRDFATVRHVKPAASRQDSSERYVLATGFRGGN, encoded by the coding sequence ATGGCCAAGGACACCACCGGCCGCTTGCACGTCCAGGTCAAGACCGGCGGCAAGCGCAAGCTCTCGTCAAAGCTGTGGCTCGAGCGCCAGCTCAACGATCCCTATGTCGCCAAGGCGAAGGCGCAAGGCTATCGCTCGCGCGCCGCGTTCAAGCTGCTCGAGATCGACGACAAGTTCCGCCTTCTGAAGCCCGGCATGGCCGTGGTCGATCTCGGCGCGGCACCAGGCGGCTGGAGTCAGATCGCCGCGAAGCGCGTTGGCTCTGTCGAAGGCAAGGGCAAGGTCGTCGCCATCGACCTGTTGGAGATGCCGGAAATCCCCGGCGTCGATTTTGCGCAGCTCGATTTCATGGACAACGACGCGCCGGACAAGCTCACCGCTATGCTCGGCGGCGGCGCCGATATCGTGATGTCCGACATGGCCGCCAACACCACCGGCCACCGCAAGACCGACCAGCTCCGCATCGTCGGCCTCGTCGAGACCGCTGCGGCGTTTGCCTGCGATGTGCTGAAGCCCGGCGGGACGTTTCTCGCAAAGACCTTCCAGAGCGGCGCCGACGCCGATCTGCTCGCCCAGCTCAAGCGCGACTTTGCAACGGTGCGTCATGTCAAGCCGGCGGCCAGCCGGCAGGATTCGTCGGAGCGCTACGTGCTGGCGACGGGATTTCGGGGCGGCAACTAG
- a CDS encoding YaiI/YqxD family protein, with product MTSPPAKPRIYVDADACPVKDEIYRVAARHGVPVSVVAGNFIRVPQDPLIERVAAGAGMDAADNWIAERAGDGDIVITADIPLASRCVKTGADVIAPNGKTFTEESIGMTLAVRNLMTDLRSAGEVTGGPRSFAPRDRSAFLSALDQTIRRIQRRRAEQAAAVKG from the coding sequence ATGACGAGCCCTCCAGCCAAGCCCCGCATCTATGTCGACGCCGATGCCTGTCCGGTCAAGGACGAGATCTATCGCGTCGCTGCCAGGCACGGCGTGCCCGTGAGCGTGGTTGCGGGCAATTTCATCCGCGTGCCCCAGGACCCGCTGATCGAACGCGTCGCGGCGGGCGCCGGGATGGACGCTGCCGACAACTGGATCGCGGAGCGGGCCGGTGACGGCGATATCGTGATCACCGCCGACATCCCGCTCGCGAGCCGCTGCGTGAAGACGGGTGCCGACGTCATCGCGCCGAACGGCAAGACGTTCACCGAGGAATCGATCGGCATGACGCTCGCGGTGCGCAACCTGATGACCGATCTGCGCTCGGCCGGAGAAGTCACCGGCGGCCCGCGGTCGTTCGCGCCGCGCGATCGCTCCGCGTTCCTGTCCGCGCTGGACCAGACCATCCGCCGAATCCAGCGCCGCCGCGCCGAGCAGGCCGCAGCGGTCAAGGGCTGA
- a CDS encoding xanthine dehydrogenase family protein molybdopterin-binding subunit produces MQEHTKSSSLENAIALQKYGVGQPVRRKEDDTLVRGMGRYTDDFNLPGQAYAVVVRSTHAHGVIRGIGTEAARAMPGVLGVWTGTDLNAAGYGPFTCGLPLKNRDGSPLLQTNRQPLATDKVRFVGDPIAFVVAETLAQARDAAEAVEVDIEPLPAVTDPEEAAQAGAPQLYDHIPGNVALDYHFGDAEKVEAAFASAAHVTRLDIENTRVAVVSMEPRVGLASYDKKTERYTIQVPTQGVSGNRANLAKNLKVPNEKVRILTANVGGSFGMKNINYPEYMCILFAAKTLGRPVKWTDERSTSFLSDSHGRAQKIHAELALDAEGHFLAAKLSGYGNLGAYITGVAPSPLSLNTGKNFSSVYRTPLMAVDIKTVLTNTTLMGAYRGAGRPEANYYMERLIDRAADEMGISRLTLRKRNFVKPNQMPFPASSGVTYDSGDFQAVFNKALELSDYESFSKRKKESRKSGKLRGIAIGSYLEVTAPPGVELGKIVFDPDGTVQLITGTLDYGQGHATPFTQVLCAELGVPFENVKLVQGDSDIVHTGNGTGGSRSITASGMAIVESSRLVIEKGKRAAAHLMEASEADIEFADGRFTIAGTDRSINIMDLARRLHDGKVPEGVPSSLDVDHTTEPVPSAFPNGCHVAEVEIDPDTGVVQIVRYSAVNDFGTVINPMLVEGQLHGGVVQGIGQALMEHVRYDESGQPITGSLMDYALPRAEDVPFMSVGDHPVPAKSNPLGTKGCGEAGCAGSLSTVVNAVVDALSDYGIKHIDMPLTPERVWRAIQEAKGAG; encoded by the coding sequence ATGCAAGAACACACCAAATCGTCCTCGCTCGAAAACGCTATTGCACTGCAAAAATACGGTGTCGGACAGCCGGTCCGGCGCAAGGAGGACGATACGCTGGTCCGCGGCATGGGCCGCTATACCGACGATTTCAACCTGCCCGGCCAGGCCTATGCCGTGGTCGTTCGCTCGACCCACGCGCATGGCGTGATCCGCGGCATCGGCACCGAGGCGGCCAGGGCGATGCCGGGCGTGCTGGGCGTGTGGACCGGCACTGACCTCAATGCGGCCGGCTACGGCCCCTTCACCTGCGGCCTGCCGCTGAAGAACCGCGACGGCTCACCGCTGCTGCAGACCAACCGCCAGCCGCTTGCGACCGACAAGGTCCGCTTCGTCGGCGATCCCATCGCCTTCGTCGTGGCGGAGACGCTGGCGCAGGCGCGCGACGCCGCGGAAGCCGTTGAGGTCGATATCGAGCCCCTGCCCGCGGTCACCGATCCCGAGGAGGCCGCGCAGGCAGGCGCGCCGCAGCTTTACGACCACATCCCGGGCAACGTCGCGCTCGACTATCACTTTGGCGATGCCGAGAAGGTGGAGGCGGCCTTCGCCAGCGCCGCCCATGTGACCAGGCTTGACATCGAGAACACCCGCGTCGCCGTGGTCTCGATGGAGCCGCGCGTCGGGCTCGCCTCCTACGACAAGAAGACCGAGCGCTACACCATCCAGGTTCCGACGCAGGGCGTTTCGGGCAACCGCGCCAATCTCGCCAAGAACCTGAAGGTGCCGAACGAGAAGGTACGCATCCTCACCGCCAATGTCGGCGGCTCCTTCGGCATGAAGAACATCAACTACCCCGAATATATGTGCATCCTGTTTGCGGCGAAGACGCTGGGCCGTCCCGTGAAGTGGACCGACGAGCGCTCGACGAGCTTCCTCTCCGACAGCCATGGCCGCGCCCAGAAGATCCATGCCGAGCTGGCGCTGGATGCCGAGGGGCATTTCCTCGCCGCAAAGCTCTCCGGCTACGGCAATCTCGGCGCCTACATCACCGGTGTCGCGCCGAGCCCGCTCTCGCTCAACACCGGCAAGAATTTTTCCAGCGTCTACCGCACGCCGCTGATGGCGGTCGATATCAAGACGGTGTTGACCAACACCACCTTGATGGGGGCCTATCGCGGCGCCGGCCGGCCCGAGGCGAACTACTACATGGAGCGGCTGATCGACCGCGCCGCCGACGAGATGGGCATCAGCCGGCTGACCCTGCGCAAGCGCAACTTCGTCAAGCCGAACCAGATGCCGTTCCCGGCCTCCTCGGGCGTGACCTATGACAGCGGCGACTTCCAGGCCGTGTTCAACAAGGCGCTGGAGCTGTCGGACTATGAGAGCTTCTCCAAGCGCAAGAAGGAGAGCAGGAAGAGCGGCAAGCTGCGCGGCATCGCCATCGGCTCCTATCTCGAGGTCACTGCCCCTCCCGGCGTCGAGCTCGGCAAGATCGTGTTCGACCCCGATGGCACGGTGCAGCTCATCACCGGCACGCTCGACTATGGCCAGGGCCACGCGACGCCGTTCACGCAGGTGCTGTGCGCAGAGCTTGGCGTGCCCTTTGAGAACGTGAAACTCGTGCAGGGCGACAGCGACATTGTGCACACCGGCAACGGCACCGGCGGCTCGCGCTCGATCACCGCCAGCGGCATGGCGATCGTGGAATCCTCCCGCCTCGTCATCGAGAAGGGCAAGCGCGCTGCGGCGCATCTCATGGAGGCCTCCGAGGCCGACATCGAGTTCGCCGACGGCCGCTTCACCATCGCCGGCACCGACCGCAGCATCAACATCATGGACCTGGCCAGGCGCCTGCATGACGGCAAGGTGCCGGAGGGCGTGCCCTCCTCGCTCGATGTCGACCACACCACCGAGCCGGTGCCATCAGCCTTCCCGAACGGCTGCCATGTCGCCGAGGTCGAGATCGATCCGGACACCGGCGTGGTGCAGATCGTGCGCTACAGCGCCGTGAACGATTTCGGCACGGTGATCAACCCGATGCTCGTCGAGGGCCAGCTCCACGGCGGCGTGGTCCAGGGCATCGGCCAGGCGCTGATGGAGCATGTCCGCTACGACGAGAGCGGTCAGCCGATCACGGGATCGCTGATGGACTACGCGCTGCCGCGCGCCGAAGACGTTCCGTTCATGAGCGTCGGCGACCACCCGGTGCCGGCCAAGAGCAATCCGCTCGGCACCAAGGGCTGCGGCGAAGCGGGCTGTGCGGGCAGCCTGTCAACGGTGGTGAATGCGGTGGTCGACGCGCTGTCCGACTACGGCATCAAGCACATCGACATGCCCCTGACGCCGGAGCGCGTATGGCGGGCGATCCAGGAGGCGAAGGGGGCGGGGTAG
- a CDS encoding ABC-F family ATP-binding cassette domain-containing protein gives MAPPLIQLKDIRLTFGGTPLLTSVELNVAPSERVCLIGRNGSGKSTLLKIAAGLVEPDGGTRFVQPGATIRYLPQEPDFGTHATTLAYVEAGLAPGDDQHQARYLLEQLGLTGEENPANLSGGEARRAALARVLAPSPDILLLDEPTNHLDLTTIEWLEQELDSRRSALVLISHDRRFLSNLSRSTAWLDRGRIKQIDRGFASFEAWRDEVLAEEERDQHKLDRKIVDEEHWLRHGVSGRRKRNVKRLANLHALRAQRRNYRGTAGSANLAAAEAEASGKLVIEAKGVTKAYGERRIVENFSTRIQRGDRLGIIGPNGAGKTTLVNLLTGGTEPDSGTLRLGANLEMATLDQHRESLDPKSTLAEALTGGRGDHVMVGGKAKHVVGYMKDFLFAQEQRGTPLEVLSGGERGRLMLARALAKPSNLLVLDEPTNDLDLETLDVLEEMLGDYEGTVILISHDRDFLDRVVTSVIAPEGNGKWIEYAGGYSDMLAQRGADLKRETAKAQAPAEKKEERPAAPSSAPKRRLSFNEKHALETLPKKIETLHTDIAKLQRVLDDPNLYAKDRKKFDDTSAAIAKAHEELSVAENRWLELEMLREEIEQA, from the coding sequence ATGGCGCCGCCGCTGATCCAACTGAAAGACATCCGCCTCACCTTCGGCGGCACGCCGCTACTCACGAGCGTCGAGCTCAACGTCGCGCCGTCCGAGCGCGTCTGCCTGATCGGCCGCAATGGCTCGGGCAAATCGACGCTGCTCAAGATCGCGGCCGGTCTCGTCGAGCCAGACGGCGGTACGCGTTTTGTCCAGCCCGGCGCCACCATCCGCTATCTGCCGCAGGAGCCGGACTTCGGCACTCACGCGACGACGCTCGCCTATGTCGAGGCGGGGCTTGCGCCCGGCGACGACCAGCATCAGGCACGCTATCTGCTTGAGCAGCTCGGGCTTACGGGCGAGGAGAATCCGGCCAATCTCTCCGGCGGCGAGGCCCGCCGCGCGGCGCTGGCGCGGGTGCTGGCACCCTCGCCCGATATCCTGCTGCTGGACGAGCCGACCAACCATCTCGACCTAACCACCATCGAATGGCTGGAGCAGGAGCTCGACAGCCGACGCAGCGCGCTGGTCCTGATCAGCCATGACCGCCGCTTCCTCTCCAATCTCTCGCGTTCGACCGCCTGGCTCGATCGCGGCAGGATCAAGCAGATCGACCGCGGCTTTGCGTCGTTCGAGGCCTGGCGCGACGAGGTACTGGCCGAAGAAGAGCGCGACCAGCACAAGCTCGACCGCAAGATCGTCGACGAGGAGCATTGGCTGCGCCACGGCGTCTCGGGCCGGCGCAAGCGCAACGTCAAGCGGCTCGCCAATCTGCATGCGCTGCGCGCGCAGCGGCGCAACTATCGCGGCACGGCCGGCAGCGCCAACCTCGCCGCGGCGGAAGCGGAAGCCTCCGGCAAGTTGGTGATCGAGGCGAAGGGCGTCACCAAGGCCTATGGCGAGCGCAGGATCGTCGAGAATTTCTCCACCCGCATCCAGCGCGGCGACCGGCTCGGCATCATCGGGCCCAATGGCGCCGGCAAGACCACGCTGGTCAATCTTTTGACCGGCGGGACAGAGCCGGACTCCGGCACCCTGCGGCTGGGCGCCAATCTGGAAATGGCCACTCTCGACCAGCATCGCGAAAGCCTCGATCCAAAATCGACGCTGGCCGAGGCGCTCACCGGCGGCCGCGGCGATCATGTCATGGTCGGCGGCAAGGCGAAGCACGTCGTCGGCTACATGAAGGACTTTCTGTTCGCGCAGGAGCAGCGGGGCACGCCGCTGGAAGTGCTCTCGGGCGGCGAGCGCGGCCGCCTGATGCTGGCGCGCGCACTGGCAAAGCCGTCCAACCTATTGGTGCTGGACGAGCCGACCAACGATCTCGACCTCGAGACGCTCGACGTGCTCGAGGAGATGCTCGGCGATTACGAGGGCACGGTGATCCTGATCAGCCACGATCGCGACTTCCTCGACCGCGTCGTCACCTCGGTGATCGCGCCCGAGGGCAACGGCAAATGGATCGAATATGCCGGCGGCTACAGCGACATGCTGGCGCAGCGCGGCGCCGACCTGAAGCGCGAGACCGCGAAGGCGCAAGCCCCTGCGGAGAAAAAGGAAGAGCGCCCCGCCGCCCCGTCATCCGCGCCAAAACGGCGGCTGAGCTTCAACGAGAAGCATGCGCTGGAAACGCTTCCCAAGAAAATTGAGACCTTGCACACTGATATTGCAAAGCTCCAGCGCGTACTCGACGATCCCAATCTCTATGCCAAGGATCGCAAGAAATTCGACGATACATCTGCGGCCATCGCCAAGGCGCATGAAGAACTTTCCGTAGCGGAAAACCGCTGGCTCGAACTCGAAATGCTCCGTGAAGAAATCGAACAGGCTTGA
- a CDS encoding Ppx/GppA phosphatase family protein, with the protein MNDHTRLRDGHALHGELGAMATAALAVEPAVPAPMSGTGVYAALDLGTNNCRLLIACPTSDGFRVVDSFSRIIRLGEGVSATGCISEAAIERAIAALSICRDKIELRKARRLRLIATEACRAASNAEGFRSRVAAETGIELEVIDRETEAALAVLGCSPLVDPRGRGAILFDIGGGSTELVRIERDPADENPQPRIKAWMSIPLGVVTLAEHFGGRDVTRETYAAMEDEVTRHVAPFAEEHGRDLAEMHLLGTSGTVTTLAGIHLNLARYDRRRIDSIWMDDADITATINKLLGMSYEERANNNCISIERADLVLAGCAILDAIRRAFPLPRLRVADRGLREGMLVEMMREDGALRSW; encoded by the coding sequence ATGAATGACCACACGCGGCTCCGCGACGGCCATGCGCTGCACGGAGAGCTGGGGGCGATGGCCACGGCGGCGCTGGCCGTTGAACCGGCCGTCCCTGCGCCAATGTCGGGAACCGGCGTCTATGCGGCGCTGGACCTCGGTACCAATAATTGCCGATTGCTGATCGCCTGTCCGACCAGCGACGGGTTTCGCGTGGTCGATTCCTTCTCGCGCATCATCCGGCTCGGCGAGGGCGTTTCGGCCACCGGCTGCATCAGCGAGGCCGCCATCGAGCGCGCCATCGCGGCGCTCAGCATCTGCCGCGACAAGATCGAGCTGCGTAAGGCGCGGCGGCTGCGCCTGATCGCCACCGAGGCCTGCCGTGCCGCCTCGAACGCGGAGGGCTTTCGCAGCCGCGTCGCGGCCGAGACCGGTATCGAGCTCGAGGTGATCGACCGCGAGACCGAGGCCGCGCTCGCCGTGCTCGGCTGCTCGCCGCTGGTCGACCCCAGAGGGCGCGGTGCGATCCTGTTCGACATCGGCGGCGGCTCGACCGAGCTGGTGCGGATCGAGCGCGACCCGGCCGACGAGAATCCGCAGCCGCGCATAAAAGCCTGGATGTCGATCCCACTCGGTGTCGTGACGCTGGCCGAGCATTTTGGCGGCCGCGACGTGACGCGCGAGACCTACGCCGCGATGGAAGATGAGGTGACACGTCATGTCGCGCCCTTCGCCGAGGAGCATGGCCGCGATCTCGCCGAAATGCACCTGCTCGGCACGTCGGGCACGGTGACGACGCTCGCCGGCATTCACCTCAATCTGGCGCGTTACGACCGCCGCCGCATCGACAGCATCTGGATGGACGATGCCGACATCACGGCAACCATCAACAAGCTGCTCGGCATGAGCTATGAGGAGCGCGCCAACAACAATTGCATCAGCATCGAGCGCGCCGATCTCGTGCTCGCCGGCTGCGCCATCCTCGATGCCATCCGCCGCGCCTTCCCGCTGCCGCGCCTGCGTGTCGCCGACCGGGGCCTGCGCGAGGGCATGCTGGTCGAGATGATGCGCGAGGACGGCGCGCTGAGGAGCTGGTGA